A window of Microbacterium lushaniae genomic DNA:
CACCAGCGGGCTCGAGGTCACGTGGACCTACCACCCCACCCGCTGGGACAACGAGTTCTTCCACATCCTGTACGCGTACGACTGGGAGCTGTTCCAGAGCCCCGCCGGCGCGCACCAGTGGCGTCCGAAGAACGGCATGGGGGCCGACATGGTCCCCCTCGCCCACTCCGAGGGCAAGCGCGAGCCGCGCATGCTCACGAGCGACCTCGCGCTGCGGATGGACCCGGAGTACGACAAGATCTCCCGCCGCTTCAAGGACAACCCCGTCGCCTTCGGCGACGCGTTCGCCCGCGCCTGGTTCAAGCTCACCCACCGCGACATGGGCCCCAAGGCCCGCTACCTCGGACCCGAGGTGCCGCAGGAGGAGCTCATCTGGCAGGACCCGCTGCCCGCAGCCGTCCACCCCCTCATCGACCAGACCGACGCGGCCGCGCTCAAGCAGCAGATCCTCGACAGCGGTCTGAGCGTGCAGGAGCTCGTCGCCACGACGTGGGCCGCCGCATCCACCTTCCGCGGCAGCGACAAGCGCGGCGGCGTCAACGGCGCCCGCATCCGCCTCGCCCCGCAGAAGGACTGGGAGGTCAACAACCCCGCCCAGCTGCAGAAGGTGCTCGGCGTGCTCGAGGGCATCAAGGCCGGGTTCGACGCGCAGCAGGCCGGCGCCAAGACCGTGTCGCTGGCCGACCTCATCGTGCTGGCGGGCAACGCCGGCGTCGAGCAGGCGGCCCTCGCCGGCGGCGTGGAGATCGAGGTGCCCTTCACCCCGGGGCGCACCGACGCGACGCAGGAGCAGACCGACGAGGCATCCTTCGCCTACCTCGAGCCGGTTGCCGACGGGTTCCGCAACTACATCTCGCGCGACGCGAAGCTCCCGGCGGAGTACCTGCTCGTCGACAAGGCCAACCTCCTCACGCTCACGGCGCCGGAGATGACCGTGCTCGTGGGCGGGATGCGCGCGATCGGCGCGAACTGGGACGGCTCGCCGTTCGGCGTGTTCACCCCCACCCCGGGTGCGCTCACGAACGACGTGTTCGCGAACCTGCTCGACCTCGGCACCACGTGGAAGCCGCTGGACACCGGCAAGCACGCCTTCGAGGGCACGAAGGACGGCTCCGGCGAGCGCGTGGGCGTGGGATCGCGCGTCGACCTCGTCGTCGCCTCCAACTCCGAGCTGCGCGCCCTCGCCGAGGTGTACGCGAGCGACGACGCGAAGGAGAAGTTCGTCCGCGACTTCGTCGCCGCGTGGCGCAAGGTCACCGAGCTCGACCGCTTCGACCTCGTCTGACACCGCCGCAGAAAGGCCCGTCCCTTCCGGGGCGGGCCTTTCCGCGTCTCCCGAGGGTGCATGGAACCGGCCAGAGTGCACCGGATTCGGTGCACTCTCGCCGAGATGATGCACTCTCGGCGGATGCGGCGGGCTACAGCCGCCCGGCGGCCTTCAGCGCCAGGTAGCGGTCGGCCACGCGCGGGGGCAGGTCGTCGGCGGATGCGGTGACCGCCTCGCCGCCGGCGCGCTCGACGGCCGCGACCACCCGCCGGGCATCGGCGGCGGCCCGTTCGGCGGCCGCGGCGGCATACACGTCGGCGGCGGTCTTCGTCTCCGCGGCGCGCTGTCCCCGCCGGGCGGTGCGCGGCGAGGATGAGCCTGCGTCGCCGGCGGTGGAGGCCGAGCCGGCGCCCGTATCCTCGGACGCCGTGGCGACGAGGACGCGCGTACGGGCCGTCAGCGCCGGCAGGGAGCCGAGGAACCCGCGCGCGGCGGCGGGATCGTCGTGGGCGGTGACAAGCACGACCAGCGAGGGGTGGCCCGCGAGCGCGCGGACCTGGGCGAAGGCCGCGTCCCAGTCGGTGTCGAGCAGCTGCGGCTCCACGGGCGCCATCGCGTCCACGAGGGTGGGCAGCAGCGCCGGGCCGTCCACCCGGCTCACCCGGGCGCGCACGACGCGGTCGAACATGAGCACGTGCACGTGGTCGCCCGCGCGTGCGGCGAGGGCTGCCAGCAGGAGCGCGGTCTCCATGCCGGCATCCAGCCGCGTGCCATCGCCCACCCGCACGGCGGAGGTGCGCCCGGTGTCCACGACGATCACGATGTGCCGGTCGCGTTCGGGGCGCCAGGTCCGCAGCATGGTGGTGCCCGCCCGCGCCGTGGCGCGCCAGTCGATGGAGCGCACGTCGTCGCCCCGGACGTACTCACGCAGGCTGTCGAACTCGGTGCCCTGCCCGCGCACCTGCACGCTGGTGTTCCCGTCGAGTTCGCGCAGGCGTGCCAGGCGGGAGGGGAGATGCCGGCGCGCCCGGAAGGGCGGGAGCACGCGCAGGCGCCCTGGAGCTTCGAGAACGGCCTGTCGCCCGGCGAAGCCCAGCGGGCCGCCGGAGCGGACCGCCACGAAGCTGCTGCGCAGCTCTCCCCGCCGCGCCGGCACGAGCCTCTGGCGCAGGATGCGGCGCTCCCCGGCGGGCACGTCCAGCCGCAGCCGCGCCGGTCCCGCCCCCGCCGTGGGCTGCCAGCCGTCGCGCACGAGAGCGCGCATCGCCCGCGTGGCGCCGTTGCCCACGATCAGCTCGGACTCGGCGGGTTCGCCCAGGAGGCTCCGGGCGGGGAGGCGCCGCTGGATGCTGAGGGCCCGAGGATCGGCGGCGAGGGCCACGTCGGCACCGGCGACCGCCAGGCACAGCAGCATCCACGCGCCCACGACCGCCCATGCCGGCACGCCGGCTGCCGACAGCAGCACGACGGGCACGACGCCGAGGGCGACCAGGAGCGGGAAGCGGCCGGTGACGAACACGATCAGAGGGGAACGCGGGTCTGCTGCTGGATGGAGGTGAGGATCGCGTCGACCGAGACGCCTTCGATCTCGGCGTCGGGGCGCAGCCGGATGCGGTGGCGCCACGTGGGCACGAGCATCGTCTGGACGTGGTCGGGGGTGATGGCGGGGTAGCCGCTTAGCCAAGCCCACGCCTTGGCCGCGGCCAGGAGCCCGGTGGTCGCGCGGGGGCTCACCCCCAGCTGCACCGACGGGCTCTCGCGGGTGGCGCGGGCGAGGTCGACGACGTAGCCCAGGACGTCGTCGGCGACGGTGACGGCGGCCGCCGCGCGCTGGGCCGCGAGGATCTCGCGCGGGCTGACGGTCTGCTGCACCCCTGCCGCCTCCAGCGCCCGCGGGTCGAACCCGTCGGCGTGGCGGCGGAGCACCGCGAGTTCGGCGTCGCGTCCGGGCACGTCCACCACGAGCTTTAGCAGGAAGCGGTCCAGCTGCGCCTCGGGGAGCAGGTACGTGCCCTCGTGCTCGATGGGGTTCTGGGTCGCGGCGACGAGGAAGGGCTCGGGGAGGGGGCGGGTGACGCCGTCGGTGGAGACCTGACGCTCCTCCATCGCCTCCAGGAGCGCCGCCTGGGTCTTCGGCGGTGTGCGGTTGATCTCGTCGGCGAGCACGACGTGGGTGAACACCGGCCCGGCGCGGAACTCGAACTCGCCCGTGCGGGCGTCGTACACGAGCGAGCCCGACACGTCTCCGGGCATGAGGTCGGGGGTGAACTGGATGCGCTTGGTGTCCAGGCCCAGCGAGCGGCTGAAGGCGCGGACCAGCAGCGTCTTGGCGACGCCGGGGACGCCCTCCAGCAGCACGTGGCCCCGCGCCAGCAGCGCGATCAGCAGCCCGGTCACGGTGCCGTCCTGCCCGACCACCGCCTTGCCGATCTCGGTGCGCACGCGGTGCATCGCATCGCGCAGGGCGGCGTCGTCGGGAGCGTGATCGCTCATCGTGTGGTCCCTTCCGGTCGGGCGGCGGCCGCGACGGCCGCTTCGAGGTCGTGCAGGCGGTCGCTGAAGTCGACGAGCTCGCGGTCGGTGGCGGGTGCGTCGGCCAGCAGCAGGCGGCGGAGCGCAGCCGGGTCTTCGGACAGCCGGGCGGCGGCTGCATCCGCCACCGCCGCGGGGGCGGCGTGGGGTCCGAGCGAGAGGATGCGGCGCAGCCGCGCCAGCGCGGCGGAGCGGAGCTGCTCGGCCGTGTGCGCGGTGTCCCGCGCCCTGGCGTACAGGCGCGCGCGGCCGGCGGTGGTCTCCGACCCGCGCACGGTGACGGGGAGGGTCTCGGCCACGAGCGGACCGAAGCGGCGGCCCCGCCACAGCGCGGCGGCCGCGCCTGCGACCAGGAGCAGCACGATCGCGGGGGTGACCCAGGGCGGGGTGAGCTCCCCGAGGGTGGGGGCGGCCCCGTCAGCGTCCGCCGGGGACGGGACATACCACACCAGGGTGGGGCGGGCCCCGAGCAGCGCGAGGGCCAGCGCGGCGTTGCCGGCGCGGTCGACGCCGTCGTTGGCCAGGAGCGTCCGGCCGTCCACGGCGGTCACCGAGCGGCCGTCCTGTGTCGCCGTCACGAGTGCGTAGCCGTCGTCGACGCGGTAGCACGCCTGCCCGTCGGTGGCCGGTGCGAACAGCTCGCCCGCGACGATGTCGCCGGCGCGGCGGGCCGGCGGGAAGCCGCACGCGGGGGAGACCTCCTCGTCGGCGAACGCCCCCGCGGGAGCGGAACCGGGGAGGAGGAGCCGCAGGGTGCGGGAGCGCGGCTCGAGCAGCACGACGTCGCCGGCGTCGCCCACGAGATCCCGCAGCGCGGCGTCGGAGAGGCCGGGCACGTCGGTCAGCGCGAGCGTGGCGTCCGAGTCCGCGAGCGCCGCGGCAGCGGCGGCGCGGTCGCGGGCGACCCGCACCTCGATCCCCTCGGCCTCCAGGACGCGGACGACCGCGCGCGCGCCGTCGGGCCCGGCCGACTCGGGATCGAGGACGCCGCGCTCTGACCATGCGGCGGATTGGGCGAGGAGCCCGGCGGCGATCGCCACGACGATCACCGCCGCGACGAACCCCGCCCACGCCAGGACCCTGGTGCGCCGGGGAGCAGTGCGCTGCGCCGCGCTCATCGCACGACCTCCGCTGCGGCGGGGCGCGTGCGCACCAGGGCGTCGTCGAGGCGGGCGGACTCCTGGTACAGCTCGCGCGTCCCGGGCCGGCGGAGGTACCGCACGTCGTCGAAGGTCGTCGCTGCCCGCGCCAGCTCCGGCGCCGAGGCGGGGAACGCCACCGCGGCGGCGCGGGCGAAGGCCTGCGCGGTCGTGCCGGGCGAGGGCTCCACGATCGCGCGCTCGGCGAGTCCGCGGGCCAGGGCGCGGAAGCGCAGCGCGATCGCCGCATCCCAGTCGCCGCGGGCGGCGGCTGCCGCCGCATCCGCCCGCAGCATCGCTGCCGAACGCCGCTCATCCGCGCCGAACAGTTCGGTGCCGGTGCGGCGGGAACGCGCCGACGAGCGCGGCCGACCCCGGATGAGAAGTGCCGCCCCCAGCACCGCGACCACCACGACCGTCGCCACCACGGCCGCCGCCGGCCCCCACGCGCCGGAGAGGTCGGGATCGAGCAGCTGTGCGAAGAAATCGCCGACGACCTTCGCGGCACGGTCGAGCAGGGTGGGTTCGGCGGCGTCGTAGACGGGGTCTTCGAGTTCGCGGCGCAGCAGGTCGCGGGCGTCGTCGGGGTCGGGCAGAAGCGGTGCGGACTGCGCCAGGACCGGGCCCGGCCTCACGGCTGCCGGGGTCCGGCCGGTGCGCCCGGGGGCGCCCACGTCGTTGCCGGCGAAGCGGCAGCCCCGGGGGCCTGCGAAGCGGCAGTCCCCACCGGCGCGGGGGGCGGCGGAGCGGCTGGGGGTCCGGGCCGCGGGGCGCCCGACGGCGCCGGCCACGACGGCGCCGCGGCGAACCCGCCGGCGTACGGGGGCAGACCCGCCGGGCCGGCCGGGAAGGCGGATGCGCCGGCGGGGGAACCCGGATACGGGGAGGGCGCGGCGAACACCGGCGGTCGCGGTGCCAGGGCGCGGCCGATGTGCACGCGGTAGGGATCGGCGAGCTCGGTCGCCCCGCCGTCGCGCTGCTCGACGTAGGCGAGCAGATCCAGGTCGAGCCCTTCATGACGCATACGGCAGTCGACGTAGACGAGCGCGGTGGCGGTGGACTGCACGATCAGCGCGACGCACTGGATGAGGATCGTGATGACCTGCGTGATGACGGCCGTGACCAGGAAGGCGATGACGAAGCCGACATCCGGTTCCCCGGTCGGAGTGAGGATGTTCGTCAGACCCGCCGTGAAGAACTGCAACGGCAGGCCCACGAGCTGGGCGAGCACGCTGAAGGTCAGCGAGACGATGACGATGATCCCCAGCGTCGGCCAGAAGCGCGTGCGGGTCAGGTGCCACGAGCGACGCAGCGCCGGCACGATGCCGGCGTGCTCCAGGATGATGGCCGCCGGCGCCAGGAGGAACTTCGTGTTCAGCCACAGCGTGAGCGGGATCGCGCCCAGCAGGGCCAGGATCCCGGTGAGCACCGCCAGCGGCGGGGAGGCCGCCCCGATGGCGAACAGGAGCGCGACCACGACCGCCACCACCACCGCGACGGCCAGGAGCACCAGGAAGGCGTAGCCCACCAGCCGGGGCGCGACCGGCCGCAGGCGCCGCCACAGCGCCCTCAGCGGCAGCCGCTCCGCGACGACGGCGTGCGCGACCTCGAGCACGACGATGCCCTGCACCAGCACGCCGAGGGCGCCGGCGGCGAGGGAGAGCACGACGCCGGTGATCGCGGTGAGGGCGATCGAGCCGGCCAGCACGGCCTCGAACTCCTCGGTGCCCTCCATCAGAGTGTCCAGCCGCGAGAACGCCGCGAACGCGACGCCTCCGGTCACGAGCGTCAGCACGAGGAAGGCGAGCGCCTGCACGCCGAGGGCGAATCCCAGCAGAACGCCGGGATTCTGCCGCAGGGCCGTGAAAGAGCGCCCGAGCGTGACGCCGAAACCATACGGATGCAGCGGCACGATCCCCGGGCGGGGTGCCGGCGTCCAGGCCGGGTACGCGGTCACATGCGCCTCCTCGTGCTGGGCTTGTCCTATCGTGTCATACGCGGGCGAGGCGCCCGGCTCGTGTCCAGCCGCCTCGACTACCCTGTGGGAAGCGCACGGGGAGGCTGCTGCGTGCACCCGTCGCGCAGCCGGGCGGATGTGAGGACGAGAACGCGCACATGACAGCACGGATCCTGGTGGTCGACGACGACACCGCCCTTGCCGAGATGATCGGCATCGTCCTGCGCACCGAGGGCTTCGACACGGTGTTCTGCGCCGACGGTGCGCACGCGGTCGAGGCGTGGCGGCGCGAGCGGCCCGACCTCATCCTGCTCGACCTGATGCTCCCCGGGATGGACGGCATCGAGGTGTGCGCGCGTGTGCGCGCCGAGTCCGGCGTCCCCATCATCATGCTCACCGCTCGCACCGACACCGCCGACGTGGTCAAGGGCCTGGAATCGGGCGCCGACGACTACATCGTCAAGCCGTTCAACCCCAAGGAGCTCGTCGCCCGCATCCGCACGAGGCTGCGCCCGGCGGGCGTCGGCGGCACCGAGGTGCTGCGGATCGGCGACCTCACCGTCGACGTGGCGGCCCACGAGGTGCGCCGCCGCGACACGGTCATCGCGCTGACGCCCCTGGAATTCGAGCTGCTCGTGGCTCTGGCATCCAAGCCTCAGCAGGTCTTCTCCCGCGAGATGCTGCTCGAGCAGGTGTGGGGCTACCACTACAAGGCCGACACGCGGCTGGTCAACGTCCACGTGCAGCGCCTGCGGGCCAAGGTGGAGACCGACCCCGACAACCCGCGCATCGTGACGACCGTACGCGGGGTCGGTTACCGCGCCGGCGCGGTGGTGTGAGGTCGGGATGACGACGGCGACGGCCCCGACGCCGCGCCGCCCCGTGCCCACCGTGGTGCGCGGCTGGCGCTCGTGGCCGGGTCGCCTCACGGCGCTGTGGCAGCGGTCGCTGCGGTTCCGCACGATCATGATCACCCTCGCGCTGACGGCGGTCACGGTTCTCGTGGCGTTCATCTGGATGGCGCTGGCGATCCAGAACGAGCTGTTCCAGTCGCGTCTGCGTCAAGCGCTGTCCTCCGCGCAGCGCGCCACGGTCGCGGCGCAGACGGAGCTGGACGCGGCGGTGGAGACCGACGATCCGGTGACCGC
This region includes:
- a CDS encoding glycerophosphoryl diester phosphodiesterase membrane domain-containing protein, producing MTAYPAWTPAPRPGIVPLHPYGFGVTLGRSFTALRQNPGVLLGFALGVQALAFLVLTLVTGGVAFAAFSRLDTLMEGTEEFEAVLAGSIALTAITGVVLSLAAGALGVLVQGIVVLEVAHAVVAERLPLRALWRRLRPVAPRLVGYAFLVLLAVAVVVAVVVALLFAIGAASPPLAVLTGILALLGAIPLTLWLNTKFLLAPAAIILEHAGIVPALRRSWHLTRTRFWPTLGIIVIVSLTFSVLAQLVGLPLQFFTAGLTNILTPTGEPDVGFVIAFLVTAVITQVITILIQCVALIVQSTATALVYVDCRMRHEGLDLDLLAYVEQRDGGATELADPYRVHIGRALAPRPPVFAAPSPYPGSPAGASAFPAGPAGLPPYAGGFAAAPSWPAPSGAPRPGPPAAPPPPAPVGTAASQAPGAAASPATTWAPPGAPAGPRQP
- the mtrA gene encoding MtrAB system response regulator MtrA; this encodes MTARILVVDDDTALAEMIGIVLRTEGFDTVFCADGAHAVEAWRRERPDLILLDLMLPGMDGIEVCARVRAESGVPIIMLTARTDTADVVKGLESGADDYIVKPFNPKELVARIRTRLRPAGVGGTEVLRIGDLTVDVAAHEVRRRDTVIALTPLEFELLVALASKPQQVFSREMLLEQVWGYHYKADTRLVNVHVQRLRAKVETDPDNPRIVTTVRGVGYRAGAVV
- a CDS encoding DUF4129 domain-containing protein; this encodes MRPGPVLAQSAPLLPDPDDARDLLRRELEDPVYDAAEPTLLDRAAKVVGDFFAQLLDPDLSGAWGPAAAVVATVVVVAVLGAALLIRGRPRSSARSRRTGTELFGADERRSAAMLRADAAAAAARGDWDAAIALRFRALARGLAERAIVEPSPGTTAQAFARAAAVAFPASAPELARAATTFDDVRYLRRPGTRELYQESARLDDALVRTRPAAAEVVR
- a CDS encoding DUF4350 domain-containing protein yields the protein MSAAQRTAPRRTRVLAWAGFVAAVIVVAIAAGLLAQSAAWSERGVLDPESAGPDGARAVVRVLEAEGIEVRVARDRAAAAAALADSDATLALTDVPGLSDAALRDLVGDAGDVVLLEPRSRTLRLLLPGSAPAGAFADEEVSPACGFPPARRAGDIVAGELFAPATDGQACYRVDDGYALVTATQDGRSVTAVDGRTLLANDGVDRAGNAALALALLGARPTLVWYVPSPADADGAAPTLGELTPPWVTPAIVLLLVAGAAAALWRGRRFGPLVAETLPVTVRGSETTAGRARLYARARDTAHTAEQLRSAALARLRRILSLGPHAAPAAVADAAAARLSEDPAALRRLLLADAPATDRELVDFSDRLHDLEAAVAAAARPEGTTR
- a CDS encoding AAA family ATPase: MSDHAPDDAALRDAMHRVRTEIGKAVVGQDGTVTGLLIALLARGHVLLEGVPGVAKTLLVRAFSRSLGLDTKRIQFTPDLMPGDVSGSLVYDARTGEFEFRAGPVFTHVVLADEINRTPPKTQAALLEAMEERQVSTDGVTRPLPEPFLVAATQNPIEHEGTYLLPEAQLDRFLLKLVVDVPGRDAELAVLRRHADGFDPRALEAAGVQQTVSPREILAAQRAAAAVTVADDVLGYVVDLARATRESPSVQLGVSPRATTGLLAAAKAWAWLSGYPAITPDHVQTMLVPTWRHRIRLRPDAEIEGVSVDAILTSIQQQTRVPL
- the katG gene encoding catalase/peroxidase HPI, with translation MSDTAAPGCPVFHDGAAPDDNRLPVGEAPADSEPAGALPHPTQGSANRVWWPNGINLKILAKNSAQRDPLDEGFDYKAAFEGLDLASLKQDIKDALTTSQDWWPADFGHYGPLIIRMAWHSAGTYRATDGRGGGGAGMQRFAPLNSWPDNVNLDKARRLLWPIKKKYGQSISWADLMILAGNVALESMGFSTFGFAGGRPDVWESDDDVYWGPETTWLGDERYTGNRELEKPLAAVQMGLIYVNPEGPNGNPDPLLSARDIRETFGRMGMNDEETVALIAGGHTFGKTHGAAPDSHVGPNPEAADIDEQGLGWKNEYGTGKGDDTITSGLEVTWTYHPTRWDNEFFHILYAYDWELFQSPAGAHQWRPKNGMGADMVPLAHSEGKREPRMLTSDLALRMDPEYDKISRRFKDNPVAFGDAFARAWFKLTHRDMGPKARYLGPEVPQEELIWQDPLPAAVHPLIDQTDAAALKQQILDSGLSVQELVATTWAAASTFRGSDKRGGVNGARIRLAPQKDWEVNNPAQLQKVLGVLEGIKAGFDAQQAGAKTVSLADLIVLAGNAGVEQAALAGGVEIEVPFTPGRTDATQEQTDEASFAYLEPVADGFRNYISRDAKLPAEYLLVDKANLLTLTAPEMTVLVGGMRAIGANWDGSPFGVFTPTPGALTNDVFANLLDLGTTWKPLDTGKHAFEGTKDGSGERVGVGSRVDLVVASNSELRALAEVYASDDAKEKFVRDFVAAWRKVTELDRFDLV
- a CDS encoding DUF58 domain-containing protein; the protein is MFVTGRFPLLVALGVVPVVLLSAAGVPAWAVVGAWMLLCLAVAGADVALAADPRALSIQRRLPARSLLGEPAESELIVGNGATRAMRALVRDGWQPTAGAGPARLRLDVPAGERRILRQRLVPARRGELRSSFVAVRSGGPLGFAGRQAVLEAPGRLRVLPPFRARRHLPSRLARLRELDGNTSVQVRGQGTEFDSLREYVRGDDVRSIDWRATARAGTTMLRTWRPERDRHIVIVVDTGRTSAVRVGDGTRLDAGMETALLLAALAARAGDHVHVLMFDRVVRARVSRVDGPALLPTLVDAMAPVEPQLLDTDWDAAFAQVRALAGHPSLVVLVTAHDDPAAARGFLGSLPALTARTRVLVATASEDTGAGSASTAGDAGSSSPRTARRGQRAAETKTAADVYAAAAAERAAADARRVVAAVERAGGEAVTASADDLPPRVADRYLALKAAGRL